Proteins co-encoded in one Acidithiobacillus caldus ATCC 51756 genomic window:
- a CDS encoding metal ABC transporter ATP-binding protein, with translation MSHSLPPASGKTLLEIENLGVRLGGRQVLEGLSLSLEGGVLCGLIGENGAGKTTLLRSILGLQRISSGAIRLAGGTVGAMRDVVGYVPQKIAFDPQLPLRTRDLVELGISGRHFGLPWRRRRYRAATEAALAAVGAESFAQQRLGQLSGGQQQRAVIAHALVRQPQLLLLDEPLANLDFRSTTSLIQLLGRLVREHGITVLVTAHDMNPLLPVLDRLVYLVGGRAAAGTVDEVVRPEVLSRLYGYPVSVLRHHGRYLVLPDSPDGPGELRHAGTELPPPPPREHGACPQH, from the coding sequence ATGTCCCACTCCCTCCCTCCAGCGTCTGGAAAGACGCTCCTCGAGATCGAAAACCTTGGCGTGCGCCTGGGCGGCCGACAGGTTTTAGAGGGACTGAGCCTGAGTCTGGAGGGGGGTGTCCTGTGCGGTCTCATCGGTGAGAACGGTGCGGGCAAGACTACCCTCCTGCGCAGCATCCTGGGTCTTCAGAGGATTTCCTCCGGGGCGATCCGCCTTGCCGGCGGGACAGTGGGGGCGATGCGCGATGTTGTGGGCTACGTTCCCCAGAAAATTGCCTTCGACCCGCAACTGCCGCTGCGTACCCGCGATCTGGTGGAACTCGGCATCAGTGGCAGACACTTTGGTCTACCCTGGCGGCGCCGACGCTATCGGGCCGCCACCGAAGCGGCACTGGCGGCCGTTGGCGCGGAATCCTTTGCCCAACAACGCCTGGGGCAACTTTCCGGGGGACAGCAGCAGCGCGCCGTCATCGCTCACGCCCTGGTGCGCCAACCGCAGCTGCTGCTGTTGGACGAGCCTTTGGCAAATCTGGATTTCCGCAGCACCACGAGCCTGATCCAACTCTTGGGCAGGCTGGTCCGCGAGCATGGGATCACGGTCCTGGTCACGGCACACGACATGAATCCGCTTTTACCGGTGCTGGATCGACTGGTATATCTGGTGGGTGGGCGTGCAGCTGCGGGCACCGTGGACGAGGTGGTGCGCCCCGAGGTGCTCAGTCGCCTTTATGGCTATCCGGTGTCGGTCCTGCGCCACCACGGCCGCTATCTGGTACTGCCGGACTCCCCGGATGGCCCCGGCGAACTGCGGCACGCGGGTACCGAACTGCCGCCGCCACCGCCGAGGGAACACGGCGCATGTCCGCAGCACTGA
- a CDS encoding MFS transporter — MSTNEIVQESQLYRDPAERTRFEVLGAISVSHFLNDSIQSLMLAVYPLFKGHFDLSFAQIGLITLAYQLTASIIQPLVGRYTDAHPMPYSLPLGMVSTFFGLLLLSVAPSYPVLLLAAAMIGLGSSVFHPESSRVARMASGGRHGLAQSIFQVGGNVGSATGPLLAAFIVMPNGQHSLSWFSAVALAAIVILSFVGRWYQHQHRQPRHRRASQDRQALPRAQVRRSLAILVALMFSKFLYLTSISSYLIFYLVQRFAIPVREAQMHLFLFLAAVAAGTLLGGPIGDRIGRKTVIWVSLLGIAPFTLALPYVGLTASAVLTLIIGFLLASAFPAIVVYAQELVPGKVGTISGLFFGLAFGLGGIGAAALGQLADLWGIVRVYEICAFLPLIGLLAAFLPRQPNLPARLADAAS; from the coding sequence ATGTCCACCAACGAAATTGTCCAGGAGAGCCAGCTTTACCGCGATCCCGCCGAGCGCACACGCTTCGAGGTGTTGGGCGCCATCAGCGTTTCTCACTTTCTCAACGACAGTATCCAGTCCCTGATGCTGGCGGTGTATCCCCTCTTCAAGGGTCACTTCGATCTCAGTTTTGCGCAGATTGGACTGATTACCCTGGCGTATCAACTGACGGCATCCATCATCCAACCTCTGGTGGGCCGCTACACCGACGCGCACCCCATGCCCTACTCCTTGCCCTTGGGCATGGTGTCGACGTTTTTCGGTCTGCTGCTGCTCTCGGTGGCACCCAGCTACCCCGTTCTGCTGCTGGCGGCGGCCATGATTGGCCTGGGCTCTTCCGTTTTCCATCCGGAGTCGTCCAGAGTGGCGCGCATGGCCTCGGGAGGACGGCACGGGCTCGCACAATCCATCTTTCAGGTGGGCGGCAATGTGGGTTCAGCGACCGGTCCTTTGCTGGCCGCCTTCATCGTCATGCCCAATGGGCAGCACAGTCTCTCCTGGTTCTCGGCGGTGGCTTTGGCGGCCATCGTCATCCTCAGCTTCGTCGGGCGCTGGTACCAGCATCAGCATCGCCAGCCTCGCCATCGGCGTGCCAGCCAGGATCGGCAGGCATTGCCGCGCGCGCAGGTGCGCCGCAGCCTCGCCATCCTGGTAGCCCTGATGTTTTCCAAGTTCCTGTATCTCACCAGCATCAGCAGCTATCTCATCTTCTATCTGGTCCAGCGCTTTGCCATACCGGTGCGTGAGGCGCAGATGCATCTGTTCCTCTTCCTGGCGGCGGTGGCTGCGGGTACCCTCCTGGGCGGCCCCATTGGCGATCGTATTGGTCGCAAGACCGTCATTTGGGTGTCTCTGCTGGGCATAGCACCCTTTACCCTGGCCCTCCCTTATGTGGGCCTTACTGCCAGTGCGGTGCTTACCCTGATCATCGGTTTCCTGCTCGCCTCGGCCTTTCCCGCCATCGTCGTCTACGCCCAGGAGCTCGTACCGGGCAAGGTGGGCACCATCTCTGGCCTCTTCTTCGGGCTCGCCTTTGGTCTCGGGGGGATCGGTGCCGCAGCACTGGGGCAACTGGCGGATCTCTGGGGTATCGTGCGCGTCTACGAGATCTGTGCCTTCCTGCCCCTCATCGGCCTGCTGGCCGCGTTCCTGCCGCGACAGCCCAACCTGCCCGCCAGGCTTGCGGATGCCGCGTCCTGA
- a CDS encoding phosphomannomutase — MAAFGTSGLRGLVEELDDRLVYRYVRAFLRYLEDLREFAPGSEAILGGDLRPSTPAILEAAWAAVDDAGGEPRFAGYLPTPALALAGFTRKVPSLMVTGSHIPFDRNGIKFNRVQGELGKADEAGILAHLAAVPEPERDGRGALRHRPVLPAPESSFTLDYLRRYRDCLDSRALAGLRIGIYQHSGVARDLLETLLAGFGAQIIPLGRTEDFVPMDTEALRAEDRERAARWVRMHALDALVSTDGDADRPMLADECGNWWRGDLLGLVSARILAADAVVTPVSSNTALERSGFFAHVLRTRIGSPYVIAAMDEARAQGYQRIVGYEANGGLLLGSEIPWEKGRLAALPTRDAVLPLLAVLREARRREQPLSSLLDTLPQRFTSSDRLQDFPTEVSHRRLQRYRAADGRALFGRDFGDLCGGEPLRLDHSDGVRAFFASGDILHLRPSGNAPELRCYTEADSVTRAEALLQGALTRLARWRQPEEA, encoded by the coding sequence ATGGCAGCTTTCGGAACCAGTGGATTGCGGGGTTTGGTGGAAGAGTTGGACGACCGCCTCGTCTACCGCTACGTACGAGCCTTCTTGCGGTATCTGGAGGACCTTCGTGAGTTCGCGCCGGGCAGCGAGGCCATCCTGGGAGGCGATCTGCGACCGAGCACCCCGGCGATACTCGAAGCCGCCTGGGCGGCGGTGGACGATGCCGGCGGCGAGCCCCGCTTCGCCGGTTACCTGCCGACCCCAGCCCTGGCCCTGGCCGGCTTCACGCGAAAGGTTCCGTCCCTCATGGTGACGGGCAGTCACATTCCCTTCGACCGCAACGGCATCAAGTTCAATCGGGTACAGGGTGAGCTCGGCAAGGCCGATGAGGCGGGCATTCTTGCCCACCTTGCGGCCGTCCCTGAACCCGAGAGAGACGGGCGCGGAGCTCTGCGCCACAGGCCGGTTTTGCCTGCACCCGAGTCTTCCTTCACGCTCGACTATCTCCGTCGTTACCGGGATTGTCTGGATTCCCGGGCCCTGGCGGGGCTGCGCATCGGCATCTATCAGCATTCCGGTGTGGCCCGTGACCTTCTGGAAACGCTCCTCGCCGGGTTCGGTGCCCAGATCATCCCTCTGGGACGGACGGAGGACTTCGTTCCCATGGATACGGAAGCCCTGCGGGCGGAAGACCGGGAGCGGGCGGCCCGCTGGGTGCGCATGCACGCCCTCGATGCCCTGGTCAGCACCGACGGCGATGCCGACCGGCCGATGCTGGCCGATGAGTGCGGCAACTGGTGGCGCGGCGATCTTCTCGGCCTGGTCAGCGCCCGTATCCTGGCTGCCGATGCCGTGGTGACGCCCGTCTCCAGCAATACCGCCCTGGAGCGGAGCGGCTTTTTTGCCCATGTCCTGCGCACCCGCATCGGCTCGCCCTACGTCATTGCCGCCATGGACGAGGCGCGGGCCCAGGGTTACCAGCGTATCGTCGGTTATGAAGCCAACGGCGGTCTGCTCCTGGGCTCGGAGATTCCCTGGGAAAAGGGCAGACTCGCGGCCCTGCCGACTCGGGATGCCGTCCTGCCCCTGCTCGCCGTTCTGCGCGAGGCGCGGCGTCGCGAACAGCCCCTCTCCAGTCTGCTGGATACCTTGCCGCAGCGCTTCACCAGCAGTGATCGCCTGCAGGACTTCCCCACCGAGGTCAGTCATCGACGCCTGCAACGCTATCGTGCGGCGGATGGCCGCGCGCTTTTTGGCCGGGATTTTGGTGATCTCTGTGGTGGCGAGCCGCTCCGGCTGGATCACAGCGATGGCGTTCGCGCATTTTTTGCCAGCGGCGACATCCTCCATTTGCGGCCCTCGGGTAATGCCCCGGAGCTGCGTTGCTACACCGAGGCTGATTCGGTCACGCGCGCCGAAGCACTGTTGCAGGGAGCGCTGACGCGACTGGCGCGTTGGCGTCAGCCGGAGGAGGCCTGA
- a CDS encoding MDR family MFS transporter, translating into MSAPYRLSLAQKSMFLAVLSAIFLAAMDQTVVATALPTIAVDLHGLAHLPWVITAYLLSSTVSLPIYGKVGDLMGRKLVLSFAVAFFLVGSIFSGLAWSLESLVCFRALQGLGGGGILVTAIASIADFLPLEQRGKYQGLVGAAFGLATLIGPFLGGFVVQHLGWRWIFYINIPFGLFCLIIIHWAFPKTPRKRFPFDIVGAASLFLGLSALVLLTELQNTGPWHWILLVTILASLWGIFYWSPRHPEPILPLGFFRHKTFSASVIVSFFVGTAMLGSISFLPTYYQTVRAFTPTESGLEMLFLLVGMLLTSIFSGRWISKHQKFRWVPILGTLLTAIALWWLSHIAVQTPFWQIDGALILLGVGLGSTMQVMVLSAQWALPHRHLGVATATVSLFRSLGGTLGVAGFGAVFTHFLGSTSAASDGRAAAHIVHALHWDFGIAAALTLAAFVAAWNLEDLPTLMARREGSGSRLPQA; encoded by the coding sequence ATGTCTGCACCTTATCGTTTGTCCTTGGCGCAAAAGAGCATGTTCTTGGCGGTACTGTCCGCCATATTCCTTGCGGCCATGGATCAGACCGTCGTGGCCACGGCCTTGCCAACCATCGCCGTGGATTTGCACGGACTCGCTCACCTCCCCTGGGTAATTACCGCTTATCTACTGAGTTCTACGGTTTCACTGCCCATTTACGGCAAGGTCGGCGATCTGATGGGGCGCAAGCTGGTGTTGAGTTTTGCGGTGGCTTTCTTTCTGGTGGGTTCGATTTTCTCGGGGCTGGCCTGGAGTCTCGAAAGCTTGGTGTGCTTTCGGGCTCTGCAGGGTCTTGGTGGCGGCGGCATCCTGGTCACCGCCATTGCCAGCATCGCCGACTTCCTGCCGCTGGAGCAGCGCGGCAAGTACCAGGGTCTGGTGGGCGCCGCTTTTGGCCTGGCGACCCTGATCGGGCCTTTTCTGGGCGGATTCGTCGTCCAGCATCTGGGCTGGCGCTGGATCTTCTACATCAACATCCCCTTTGGCCTATTTTGCCTGATCATCATCCACTGGGCATTTCCGAAAACCCCAAGAAAACGCTTTCCTTTCGATATCGTCGGTGCCGCTTCCCTATTCCTGGGCCTGTCTGCTCTGGTACTGCTCACGGAATTGCAAAATACCGGACCCTGGCACTGGATCCTCCTTGTGACGATACTGGCGAGTCTCTGGGGGATTTTTTACTGGAGCCCGCGCCATCCAGAGCCCATTTTACCTTTAGGTTTTTTCCGGCATAAGACCTTCAGCGCGAGTGTCATCGTGTCCTTTTTCGTGGGCACGGCAATGCTTGGATCCATCAGCTTTTTACCCACCTATTATCAGACGGTGCGCGCCTTCACACCGACGGAATCGGGTCTGGAAATGCTTTTCCTGCTGGTGGGTATGCTCTTGACCTCGATCTTCAGCGGGCGTTGGATCAGCAAACATCAAAAATTCCGGTGGGTGCCGATCCTCGGGACCCTGTTGACGGCTATCGCGCTCTGGTGGCTCTCGCACATTGCGGTGCAGACGCCCTTTTGGCAGATCGATGGCGCTCTGATCCTGCTCGGCGTGGGGCTGGGCTCGACCATGCAGGTCATGGTGCTATCGGCCCAATGGGCGCTCCCCCATCGCCATCTGGGCGTGGCCACAGCGACGGTATCGCTCTTCCGCTCTCTGGGCGGGACCTTGGGGGTGGCCGGCTTTGGTGCGGTGTTCACCCACTTTTTGGGGAGCACGTCGGCAGCATCCGATGGCCGTGCCGCTGCGCACATCGTCCACGCTCTGCACTGGGATTTCGGCATTGCCGCGGCGCTCACCCTGGCGGCCTTCGTCGCCGCCTGGAATCTTGAGGATCTGCCCACACTCATGGCGCGGCGGGAGGGAAGCGGATCCCGGCTGCCGCAGGCCTGA
- a CDS encoding type II toxin-antitoxin system Phd/YefM family antitoxin: MLKVNMCEAKTQLSKLVERVLAGESVIIAKFGMPVVRLVPTSIEHRQRRPGLFEGKIRMAPDFDQTREEISSGFERE; the protein is encoded by the coding sequence ATGCTGAAAGTGAACATGTGCGAAGCGAAGACCCAGCTCTCTAAACTCGTGGAACGTGTGCTGGCGGGGGAAAGCGTGATCATCGCGAAGTTTGGAATGCCGGTGGTGCGTCTCGTCCCCACGTCTATCGAACATCGGCAACGACGCCCGGGACTGTTCGAAGGAAAAATTCGTATGGCGCCGGATTTTGACCAAACCAGAGAGGAAATTTCGTCGGGGTTCGAGCGCGAGTGA
- a CDS encoding type II toxin-antitoxin system VapC family toxin produces the protein MSQLLLDTHSFLWWLENDAALGERARAEIACAENPVFVSAASFWEIGTKRSPGKLEAPGDLQDVLSEDNFLGLPLQVAHAALAGVLPLHHRGPFDRMLVAQSMIEDLPLVTADRQLHVYDIPILDACS, from the coding sequence GTGAGTCAGCTGCTGCTGGACACGCATTCTTTTCTTTGGTGGCTCGAAAATGATGCTGCATTGGGGGAGCGGGCTCGCGCGGAGATTGCTTGTGCCGAAAATCCGGTTTTTGTCTCTGCCGCGAGTTTTTGGGAAATCGGTACCAAAAGGTCTCCAGGAAAATTGGAGGCCCCAGGCGATCTGCAAGATGTTTTGTCGGAGGATAATTTTCTGGGGCTTCCACTTCAGGTAGCGCATGCGGCGTTGGCTGGAGTTTTGCCGCTGCACCATCGCGGTCCTTTTGATCGGATGCTCGTCGCGCAGTCGATGATCGAGGACTTACCGTTGGTTACGGCTGATCGTCAACTACACGTTTACGATATTCCTATTCTCGATGCCTGCTCCTGA
- the merC gene encoding organomercurial transporter MerC has product MSMVSRVAEKTGVIGAVVGSFSCAACFPAAASLGAAIGLGFLSQWEGLFMHWLIPSFAALALLANLLGWFAHRRWQRTVLTCLGPFLVLLGVFGMTQHFLVRDWSRGLFYSGLILMILFSLWDFFWPAQPRCTSEVCKSPEQSR; this is encoded by the coding sequence ATGTCCATGGTATCGCGTGTCGCTGAAAAAACGGGAGTCATTGGTGCTGTTGTGGGCAGTTTCAGTTGTGCTGCCTGTTTTCCTGCCGCGGCGAGTCTCGGTGCGGCCATCGGCTTGGGCTTCTTGAGCCAGTGGGAAGGCCTCTTCATGCACTGGTTGATCCCAAGCTTTGCAGCCTTGGCCCTGCTTGCCAATTTGTTGGGCTGGTTCGCTCACCGGCGATGGCAACGCACCGTGCTCACCTGTCTCGGTCCATTTCTGGTGCTCCTCGGAGTTTTTGGGATGACTCAGCATTTCCTGGTGCGCGACTGGTCTCGCGGACTGTTTTACTCGGGCCTGATCCTGATGATCCTTTTTTCGCTGTGGGATTTCTTCTGGCCTGCTCAGCCTCGCTGCACTTCCGAGGTCTGCAAGAGTCCAGAGCAATCGCGCTGA
- a CDS encoding flavin monoamine oxidase family protein, giving the protein MTKSVPYADVIIVGGGISGLYAARLLTDLGVDWRLLEGRNRMGGRILSVVPPRAVNPIHPTQAPGFDLGPSWFWPEYQGDLARLVEQLQLETFPEFETGEMVVERLATPAPYRVPGYSSAPQSWRLAGGMGALVTRLQDGLKGDRMHLGQVLHRLEICGEQIVLTTRNEKGETKQWQGGTILLALPPRLAAQTLDFQPALPQYLVEDWSAVPTWMAPHAKYVALYDKPFWREQGLSGEARSVLGPLQEIHDASAPDGPFGLFGFLGLPARDRRSLTEPLLLEACREQLGRLFGMAATGPVTEYYKDWAADPFTATAADTHIGDGHVPAPRAAPEEGPWAGRIYAIGSEWAREFPGYVAGALESATIGVNRICLNREDRNR; this is encoded by the coding sequence ATGACGAAAAGTGTGCCTTATGCGGATGTCATCATCGTTGGCGGTGGGATAAGTGGTCTATATGCTGCCCGGCTGCTAACGGACCTGGGGGTGGATTGGCGCTTGTTGGAGGGCAGGAACCGAATGGGCGGTCGAATTCTGTCCGTGGTTCCTCCACGCGCTGTGAACCCGATCCACCCGACCCAGGCACCCGGTTTTGATCTTGGACCGTCCTGGTTTTGGCCGGAATACCAGGGCGATCTGGCTCGACTCGTGGAGCAGCTGCAACTCGAGACTTTTCCCGAATTTGAGACCGGTGAGATGGTGGTCGAGCGCCTTGCGACGCCTGCGCCGTATCGTGTACCCGGCTATTCTTCCGCACCACAATCCTGGCGACTGGCAGGCGGTATGGGTGCACTGGTAACCAGGCTGCAGGACGGACTGAAGGGCGACCGTATGCATCTGGGGCAAGTCCTACACAGGTTGGAAATTTGCGGAGAGCAGATAGTCCTCACCACCCGAAACGAGAAGGGAGAAACGAAGCAGTGGCAGGGTGGTACGATTCTGCTGGCACTGCCGCCGCGCCTTGCTGCCCAGACCCTGGATTTTCAACCCGCGCTGCCTCAGTACCTGGTGGAAGACTGGTCTGCAGTACCCACGTGGATGGCGCCCCACGCTAAATATGTGGCCCTCTACGATAAACCCTTCTGGCGCGAGCAGGGCCTGTCGGGTGAGGCTCGGAGCGTTCTTGGACCGCTGCAGGAAATCCACGATGCCTCTGCGCCCGATGGGCCGTTTGGACTGTTCGGTTTTTTGGGGCTGCCGGCGCGAGATCGTCGCAGTCTCACGGAGCCACTTCTGCTGGAGGCCTGTCGCGAGCAGCTCGGTCGCCTTTTCGGGATGGCGGCAACGGGGCCCGTGACTGAGTATTACAAGGATTGGGCAGCTGACCCATTCACCGCGACCGCAGCCGATACCCACATCGGCGATGGCCATGTGCCAGCTCCCAGAGCCGCTCCCGAGGAAGGTCCTTGGGCGGGCCGTATTTACGCCATCGGAAGCGAATGGGCGAGGGAGTTCCCGGGCTACGTGGCGGGTGCTCTTGAGAGCGCAACGATTGGAGTAAACCGGATCTGCCTGAACCGTGAGGACAGGAACCGGTAG
- a CDS encoding DsrE family protein: protein MNFRIFVLCCGILFGVMMGVGQAGTLSDAQAISGLHAAKAVFLVNVKNPDALYHVVKVIELTRKQLEQQKVAPHFIVVFIGPDVAFLTKDRRGIPYTDERAVAGIQHEIERFARKGIQFQACGVALKGMDIHPSMLISTVQPVESGFISVIAYQEKGYALVPVY from the coding sequence ATGAACTTTAGAATATTCGTATTATGCTGCGGTATTTTGTTTGGCGTTATGATGGGCGTCGGTCAGGCAGGTACTCTGTCGGATGCGCAGGCGATCTCTGGCCTGCATGCCGCAAAGGCCGTTTTTCTGGTCAATGTAAAAAACCCGGACGCCCTCTACCATGTCGTCAAGGTTATCGAGCTAACACGCAAGCAGCTCGAACAGCAGAAGGTCGCGCCCCATTTCATCGTGGTCTTTATTGGTCCCGACGTCGCCTTCCTGACAAAAGATCGCAGAGGGATTCCATATACCGATGAACGCGCTGTCGCTGGTATACAGCATGAGATTGAACGGTTTGCTAGGAAAGGGATTCAATTCCAGGCCTGTGGCGTCGCTCTAAAAGGCATGGACATACATCCCTCCATGCTCATATCCACGGTGCAACCTGTGGAGAGTGGATTCATTTCGGTCATCGCTTATCAAGAAAAAGGATATGCCTTGGTTCCAGTATATTGA
- a CDS encoding DUF302 domain-containing protein has protein sequence MHLSVKIIAGVAVAMAFSSSALAGDLYVENIHAPLRRVVPELERALTAHHFKVVMHLDVLKRIEAKEKVLHIPDLNQGKFTDVQAFVFCNPMFFSQLLNSHWKSAAVCPLDLTVFAKNGTTTIVYPERIAYTQKTSADTIANRIDSVVIAALKSIPGAV, from the coding sequence ATGCATCTTTCCGTAAAGATTATCGCCGGCGTCGCAGTGGCTATGGCTTTCAGCTCGTCAGCCCTTGCCGGCGACTTGTATGTAGAAAATATACACGCTCCTCTCCGCCGGGTCGTACCCGAGTTGGAGCGCGCGCTGACTGCACACCACTTCAAGGTGGTAATGCATCTGGACGTGCTGAAACGGATCGAAGCCAAGGAGAAGGTGCTGCATATCCCCGATCTCAACCAGGGCAAGTTCACCGACGTGCAGGCCTTTGTCTTCTGTAACCCCATGTTCTTCAGCCAGTTGCTGAACAGCCATTGGAAATCCGCGGCCGTCTGTCCATTGGATCTTACGGTGTTCGCGAAGAACGGGACGACGACGATTGTCTATCCGGAACGGATCGCTTATACCCAGAAGACTTCCGCCGACACTATTGCAAATCGGATCGACTCTGTGGTCATCGCGGCTTTGAAGAGCATACCCGGAGCTGTTTGA
- a CDS encoding DsrE family protein, translated as MLNTTQNILNYFGQEKVQIVIVAFGPGLKFLLANSPVKQRIAALDAEGVEFDACHNTMLQFQKKLGHMPELVPSAVVVPAGIVRIMQLESHGFDYVKP; from the coding sequence GTGTTGAATACTACCCAGAATATACTGAATTACTTTGGGCAGGAGAAAGTCCAGATCGTCATCGTTGCCTTTGGGCCCGGTCTCAAGTTTCTGCTGGCCAATAGCCCGGTGAAGCAAAGGATTGCCGCGTTGGATGCGGAGGGCGTCGAATTTGACGCCTGCCACAACACCATGCTGCAGTTCCAGAAGAAGCTGGGGCATATGCCCGAATTGGTCCCATCGGCTGTTGTTGTGCCTGCAGGAATCGTGCGGATCATGCAGTTGGAGAGTCATGGATTTGATTACGTTAAGCCCTGA
- a CDS encoding outer membrane protein assembly factor BamB family protein, giving the protein MEKFDSGLAIDQAMLEFTPPAEVIRPHGRNVDMQRKTNGVLVAAFLCSLCVSTAYANVSLTPQRWDTYALQGSHNAYYPSGFPARSWTFVVPGARNINRKIVRSPITIRDLVGFPIGVSVVGGVVYAPNDNGYLYALNAKDGHLRWAANAYGQIMTTPLVETVKSQKLAYIGVGNSVFAYSQAKRFGIPGAHVVRGTDVSAIEAIDTNDGMLRWVYPTKGEDMPTPVFVNGKIIFGNGDGHVYALGAENGTLLWKTSIDSFVSMSSATPADGGQIVVLGGTHPSAIYGISSVSGKILWKVYPRGIYSSSGGDGTWAAQGNVVVGQIEIHRAAQAKGMSSSEEIALNARSGHVLWSKVLGSGKVPPRNKDAVPTVVDGTIFTGSPVTHDEYAMALESGRILWKVHLSAGMKAAPLVLKDRVIQPTGNGDLYALDKQTGAVENIYRNRCGGFGPQNGVVIGSTYFIGSNAGCVEAIPTSEILDRHRG; this is encoded by the coding sequence ATGGAAAAATTTGATTCGGGGCTCGCCATAGATCAGGCTATGCTGGAATTTACACCGCCAGCCGAGGTGATTCGGCCACACGGGCGGAACGTGGACATGCAGCGCAAGACGAATGGCGTCCTGGTTGCCGCATTTCTCTGTTCTCTATGCGTATCAACGGCCTACGCCAATGTATCGTTGACTCCTCAGCGCTGGGATACCTACGCACTGCAGGGATCACACAATGCATATTACCCGTCAGGCTTTCCGGCACGGTCGTGGACATTTGTGGTTCCGGGCGCGAGAAACATAAATCGCAAAATCGTGCGCAGCCCAATCACTATCCGCGACCTCGTGGGGTTTCCGATAGGGGTCTCCGTAGTTGGTGGGGTGGTGTACGCGCCCAACGACAACGGTTACCTCTACGCGCTTAATGCAAAGGATGGCCACCTGCGGTGGGCAGCGAATGCCTACGGGCAGATCATGACGACACCCCTGGTCGAGACCGTAAAAAGTCAGAAACTCGCATATATTGGTGTGGGTAATTCGGTTTTTGCTTATAGCCAAGCCAAGCGGTTTGGTATTCCCGGGGCGCATGTCGTTCGTGGCACGGACGTTTCGGCAATCGAGGCTATTGATACTAACGACGGTATGCTCCGATGGGTGTATCCTACCAAGGGCGAGGATATGCCTACACCAGTGTTCGTGAACGGAAAGATAATTTTTGGTAATGGAGACGGGCACGTATATGCGCTGGGGGCTGAGAATGGCACGCTTTTATGGAAAACGAGCATTGATTCCTTCGTCAGTATGTCCTCGGCGACGCCTGCAGATGGCGGTCAGATCGTTGTTTTGGGTGGTACGCATCCCAGTGCCATCTATGGGATCAGCAGTGTTTCCGGGAAAATACTTTGGAAGGTATACCCGCGCGGAATATATTCGAGCAGCGGAGGCGATGGTACCTGGGCAGCTCAAGGTAATGTGGTAGTAGGTCAGATAGAAATCCACCGCGCGGCTCAAGCAAAGGGGATGTCCTCGTCCGAGGAAATTGCCTTGAACGCCAGGAGTGGGCACGTTCTGTGGTCAAAGGTCCTTGGCTCCGGGAAAGTTCCACCACGCAACAAGGATGCGGTTCCCACAGTCGTGGACGGCACCATTTTCACCGGAAGCCCGGTCACCCACGACGAGTATGCCATGGCCTTGGAATCGGGCAGGATCTTGTGGAAAGTCCATTTGTCGGCGGGCATGAAGGCGGCGCCATTGGTGCTGAAGGATCGCGTGATCCAACCCACGGGCAACGGAGACCTGTATGCCTTGGACAAGCAGACCGGAGCGGTGGAAAACATCTATCGCAATCGGTGCGGTGGATTCGGCCCACAAAATGGCGTTGTGATAGGAAGCACGTATTTTATCGGGTCAAACGCCGGCTGCGTGGAGGCGATACCGACCTCGGAGATTCTGGACAGACACCGAGGGTGA